In Mesorhizobium sp. 113-3-3, a genomic segment contains:
- a CDS encoding DUF6105 family protein — MRYIFALWAAPMALFWGWFYLSLNDMNFGYVMLTRQLHDFVFQLYGQMLGIDPAIIPGMVAKACILDGFLLMAIWAFRRRREILDWVRRRRSGPVPHDRPIPFDRLNRATEAGPTLPAE, encoded by the coding sequence ATGCGCTATATCTTCGCATTGTGGGCGGCCCCGATGGCGCTGTTCTGGGGCTGGTTCTACCTCTCCCTCAACGACATGAACTTCGGCTATGTCATGCTGACCCGGCAACTGCACGATTTCGTGTTCCAGCTTTATGGCCAGATGCTCGGCATCGATCCGGCCATCATCCCGGGGATGGTGGCAAAGGCCTGTATCCTCGACGGGTTTCTGCTGATGGCGATATGGGCGTTTCGCCGCCGCCGCGAAATTCTGGACTGGGTCAGGCGGCGTCGGTCGGGTCCGGTTCCGCACGATCGCCCAATTCCGTTCGATCGCTTGAATCGAGCGACCGAAGCCGGTCCAACACTCCCTGCAGAATAA
- the ruvX gene encoding Holliday junction resolvase RuvX produces the protein MAIITIEQLPAWLADGRTLAGLDLGDKTIGVAVSDRGFSFAHPRPVIMRKKFSLDAAVLLALLKKENVGAVAIGLPINMDGSEGPRAQKSRAFVRNMAQLSDLPFVFWDERLSTVAAERTLIEMDFSRAKRAGKIDSAAAAFILQGVLDRLRSLDSSDRTELGDRAEPDPTDAA, from the coding sequence TTGGCTATCATCACGATTGAGCAATTGCCTGCATGGCTCGCCGACGGCAGGACGCTGGCGGGGCTCGATCTCGGCGACAAGACGATCGGCGTCGCGGTTTCCGACCGGGGATTCTCCTTCGCTCATCCGCGCCCGGTCATCATGCGAAAGAAATTCTCGCTCGATGCCGCTGTGCTTCTGGCCTTGCTGAAGAAGGAGAATGTCGGCGCGGTGGCGATCGGGCTGCCGATCAACATGGATGGGTCGGAAGGTCCGCGCGCGCAGAAATCGCGCGCCTTCGTGCGCAACATGGCGCAGCTGAGCGACCTGCCCTTCGTGTTCTGGGATGAACGGCTGTCGACGGTGGCGGCCGAAAGGACGCTGATCGAAATGGATTTCTCGCGCGCCAAACGCGCCGGCAAGATCGATTCGGCGGCCGCGGCCTTTATTCTGCAGGGAGTGTTGGACCGGCTTCGGTCGCTCGATTCAAGCGATCGAACGGAATTGGGCGATCGTGCGGAACCGGACCCGACCGACGCCGCCTGA
- a CDS encoding metal-dependent hydrolase, protein MKLTWYGHSAFRIETGDAKILIDPYLIGNPSWTGGWEGPAEGITHVLLTHGHNDHISGALEVLGKSSAQLVANFEICMYLVGKGADGSRINPGNIGGTVDCGGFTTTFVQALHSSSFGEDGGKNVYLGNPGGLVLHFPEDPTLYHMGDTDIFSDMALINELHEPKIGIVPIGDRFTMGGAVAALACRRFFKFDTVVPCHFGTFPMIDPTPEKFEAGLEGSGVKVALPKIGETITI, encoded by the coding sequence ATGAAACTGACCTGGTACGGCCATTCGGCCTTCCGTATCGAAACCGGCGACGCAAAGATCCTCATCGACCCCTATCTGATCGGCAACCCGTCGTGGACGGGCGGCTGGGAGGGGCCGGCCGAAGGGATCACGCATGTTCTGCTGACGCATGGGCACAACGACCATATAAGCGGCGCGCTGGAAGTGCTCGGCAAGAGCAGTGCCCAGCTGGTCGCCAATTTCGAGATCTGCATGTACCTGGTCGGCAAGGGCGCCGACGGCAGCAGGATCAATCCCGGCAATATCGGCGGCACGGTCGATTGCGGTGGCTTCACCACCACGTTCGTCCAGGCGCTGCACTCCTCCTCGTTTGGCGAAGACGGCGGCAAGAACGTCTATCTCGGCAATCCCGGCGGGCTGGTGCTGCATTTCCCGGAAGACCCGACACTCTACCACATGGGCGATACCGACATCTTTTCCGACATGGCGCTGATCAACGAATTGCATGAGCCGAAGATCGGCATCGTGCCGATCGGCGACCGCTTCACCATGGGCGGCGCGGTGGCCGCACTTGCCTGCCGGCGCTTCTTCAAGTTCGACACCGTCGTCCCTTGCCACTTCGGCACGTTTCCGATGATCGATCCGACGCCTGAGAAATTCGAGGCCGGCCTGGAAGGGTCCGGTGTGAAGGTCGCGTTGCCGAAAATCGGTGAAACGATTACGATCTAG
- a CDS encoding DNA alkylation response protein, translating to MTDDVTNQPPPLTGGNAWRGDPLLIQLAERFSDPVRKDLDGLGRFVLTQEAQELARLANVETPKLRTHDRQGRRIDLVEFHPAYHALMRRSVANGLHSSVWENGDAEIGRRHQVRAARFYLTAELETGHLCPITMTSASLAALMASPKLFREWAPRVTTRKYDQSQKPPVEKTGLTLGMGMTEKQGGTDVRANVTRAERAGSGFYRLTGHKWFMSAPMSDAFLVLAQAPEGLSCFLVPRVLGDGSGNGFRFQRLKDKLGNRSNASSEVEFVNAIGEMVGEPGAGVKTIMDMVTLTRLDCAVASSAIMRAGLAEAVHHARHRQVFGSTLIEQPMMQRVLADMALDVAAATALSFRLARSFDEAASDRGEAAFARAMTPVVKYWVCKIAPPLLYEAMECLGGNGYVEEAPLARYYREAPVNAIWEGSGNVMALDVLRVLGRAPGLFEEVLAGIDRDLGAGGRGTIGVLKAAMQVASTDEGSARLLTEQLALSAAAAELRRLGAGRIADAFVETRLAGQWRNTYGMIDSRHDARMIIDTLYPPVN from the coding sequence GTGACCGACGACGTGACGAACCAGCCGCCGCCGCTGACGGGCGGCAACGCCTGGCGGGGCGATCCGTTGCTGATCCAGCTTGCCGAGCGCTTTTCCGACCCGGTGCGCAAGGACCTCGACGGGCTCGGCCGGTTTGTCCTGACGCAGGAGGCGCAGGAGCTGGCGCGCCTGGCCAATGTCGAGACGCCGAAGCTCAGGACACATGATCGCCAGGGACGGCGCATCGATCTCGTCGAGTTCCATCCCGCCTACCACGCCTTGATGCGCCGCTCGGTGGCCAACGGGCTGCATTCCTCGGTCTGGGAAAATGGCGACGCCGAGATCGGCCGCCGCCACCAGGTGCGCGCCGCCCGATTCTATCTGACCGCCGAGCTCGAGACAGGACATCTGTGCCCCATCACCATGACCAGCGCCTCGCTGGCGGCGTTGATGGCCAGCCCGAAACTGTTCCGCGAATGGGCGCCGCGGGTGACGACGCGCAAATACGACCAGAGCCAGAAGCCGCCGGTCGAGAAGACCGGGCTGACCCTCGGCATGGGCATGACCGAAAAACAGGGCGGCACCGATGTGCGCGCCAATGTGACCAGGGCCGAACGCGCCGGCAGCGGCTTCTATCGCCTGACCGGCCACAAATGGTTCATGTCGGCGCCGATGTCGGATGCCTTCCTGGTTCTGGCGCAGGCGCCGGAGGGGCTTTCGTGCTTCCTCGTGCCGCGCGTTCTCGGCGACGGATCAGGCAATGGTTTCCGCTTCCAGCGGCTGAAGGACAAGCTCGGCAACCGCTCCAACGCGTCTTCCGAGGTGGAATTCGTCAACGCCATTGGCGAGATGGTCGGCGAGCCCGGCGCCGGCGTGAAGACGATCATGGACATGGTCACCTTGACCCGGCTTGACTGCGCCGTGGCGTCCTCGGCGATCATGCGGGCAGGGCTGGCGGAAGCGGTTCACCATGCCCGTCATCGCCAGGTGTTCGGCTCGACCTTGATCGAGCAGCCGATGATGCAGCGCGTGCTGGCCGACATGGCGCTGGATGTTGCCGCCGCCACCGCGCTGTCGTTCCGGCTGGCGCGCTCCTTCGACGAAGCTGCGAGCGATCGCGGCGAGGCGGCGTTTGCGCGCGCCATGACGCCGGTCGTCAAATACTGGGTATGCAAGATCGCGCCGCCGCTGCTTTACGAGGCGATGGAGTGTCTCGGCGGCAATGGCTATGTCGAGGAGGCGCCGCTCGCCCGCTACTACCGCGAAGCGCCGGTCAACGCGATCTGGGAAGGGTCGGGCAATGTCATGGCGCTCGATGTGTTGCGCGTGCTCGGTCGCGCGCCCGGCCTGTTCGAAGAGGTGCTGGCCGGCATCGACCGCGACCTCGGCGCCGGCGGGCGTGGCACGATCGGCGTGCTGAAGGCGGCAATGCAGGTGGCTTCGACCGATGAGGGCTCGGCCCGGCTGCTGACCGAACAGCTGGCGTTGTCGGCCGCCGCGGCGGAGCTGCGCCGGCTGGGGGCAGGGCGGATCGCCGATGCCTTCGTCGAGACCCGCCTGGCCGGCCAATGGCGCAACACCTACGGCATGATCGATTCGCGCCACGACGCGCGCATGATCATCGACACGCTCTATCCGCCGGTGAATTGA